In one Agathobacter rectalis ATCC 33656 genomic region, the following are encoded:
- a CDS encoding L-fucose/L-arabinose isomerase family protein, with protein MNNIPKMKIGIVAVSRDCFPESLSVNRRKALVDAYAAKYDAADIYECPVCIVESEIHMVQALEDIKAAGCNALCVYLGNFGPEISETLLAKHFDGPKMFVAAAEETQENLIQGRGDAYCGMLNASYNLALRNIGAYIPEYPVGDADDCADMIHEFLPIARAIYGLNNLKIISFGPRPLNFLACNAPIKQLYNVGVEIEENSELDLFEAFNKHAGDERIPDVVKDMEKELGEGNKKPEILEKLAQYELTLLDWVDEHKGYRKYVAIAGKCWPAFQTQFGFVPCYVNSRLTGRGIPVSCEVDIYGVLSEFIGTCVSEDAVTLLDINNSVPKDMYKESIEGRFDYKHTDTFMGFHCGNTCSSKVCNPQMKYQMIMARSLPIEVTNGTLEGDIVPGDITFYRLQSTADCKIRAYVAQGEVLPVATRSFGSIGVFAIKEMGRFYRHVLIEKNYPHHGAVAFGHYGKALFEVFKYIGVPVEDINYNQPASLPYKTENPFC; from the coding sequence ATGAACAATATTCCAAAAATGAAAATCGGTATAGTTGCGGTAAGCCGTGACTGTTTTCCGGAAAGTCTGTCAGTAAACAGAAGAAAAGCACTTGTCGATGCATACGCTGCAAAATATGATGCAGCAGACATATACGAGTGTCCTGTATGTATCGTGGAGAGCGAAATACATATGGTACAGGCACTTGAGGACATAAAGGCAGCAGGCTGCAATGCACTTTGCGTTTACCTTGGAAACTTTGGACCGGAGATTTCAGAGACTCTTCTTGCAAAGCACTTTGACGGACCAAAGATGTTTGTTGCAGCAGCAGAGGAGACACAGGAGAACTTAATTCAGGGACGTGGAGATGCATACTGTGGTATGTTAAACGCAAGCTACAATCTGGCACTCAGAAATATAGGAGCGTATATTCCGGAGTATCCTGTGGGCGATGCAGATGACTGCGCAGATATGATACATGAATTCCTGCCAATAGCAAGGGCTATATACGGACTTAATAATCTTAAGATTATTTCATTCGGACCAAGACCACTCAATTTCCTTGCATGCAATGCACCAATCAAGCAGCTCTACAACGTGGGTGTTGAGATTGAGGAAAATTCAGAGCTTGATTTGTTTGAGGCATTTAACAAGCATGCTGGTGATGAGAGAATACCGGATGTGGTAAAGGATATGGAAAAGGAGCTTGGCGAGGGCAACAAAAAGCCTGAGATTCTTGAGAAGCTTGCACAGTATGAACTCACACTTTTAGACTGGGTTGATGAGCATAAGGGCTACAGAAAGTATGTGGCAATCGCAGGAAAATGCTGGCCTGCCTTCCAGACACAGTTTGGATTTGTACCATGCTATGTAAACAGCCGTCTTACAGGAAGAGGTATCCCGGTTTCATGCGAGGTTGACATCTATGGAGTGCTCAGTGAGTTTATCGGAACCTGCGTCAGCGAGGATGCAGTAACACTTCTCGACATCAACAACTCAGTGCCGAAGGATATGTACAAGGAGTCAATCGAGGGCAGATTTGACTACAAGCATACAGATACATTTATGGGCTTCCATTGTGGAAACACCTGTTCAAGCAAGGTTTGCAACCCACAGATGAAGTATCAGATGATTATGGCAAGAAGCCTTCCTATAGAGGTGACAAACGGAACTCTCGAGGGAGATATAGTGCCGGGAGATATTACATTTTACCGTCTCCAGTCTACAGCAGACTGTAAGATTCGCGCTTATGTGGCTCAGGGTGAGGTGCTTCCTGTTGCAACACGTTCATTCGGCAGTATCGGAGTGTTTGCGATAAAGGAGATGGGACGTTTCTACCGTCATGTGCTTATTGAGAAGAATTATCCTCATCACGGAGCTGTAGCTTTCGGTCATTACGGAAAAGCCCTTTTTGAGGTATTTAAATATATTGGCGTGCCAGTTGAGGATATTAACTACAACCAGCCGGCATCACTGCCATACAAGACAGAAAATCCTTTCTGTTAG
- a CDS encoding LacI family DNA-binding transcriptional regulator: MSITAKELAKQLNLSEAAISMALNNKPGVSTLTRKRVLEAAASAGYDFSRISNTNESPASNGTLYFVIYRKNGAVVPNSPVYTHTEHGVLVQDVPFFSQLSEGIDLGCRHCHYYLNISYIYENDDIEALLSEWKRLGAKGILLLGTEMEEHDIKPFTRCGLPVVLIDNYFEALNLDCVTINNLQGAYLATDYLIKQTHAQPGYLHSAYSITGFEERADGFYKAIRKNGMSTSRSVVHHLSPSVDGAYCDMKAVIKSGDELVRCYFADNDLIAAGAMRALSEAGYRIPEDISVIGFDDMPMCTYITPPLSTVHVPKQYMGEIAVKRLAEIINSTSASHVKIEISTEIVKRKSC; this comes from the coding sequence ATGTCTATCACAGCAAAAGAACTTGCCAAACAACTTAATCTTTCTGAAGCAGCTATATCGATGGCACTTAATAATAAGCCCGGTGTCAGCACACTCACCAGAAAACGTGTGCTCGAAGCTGCGGCCTCTGCCGGATATGATTTTTCAAGAATATCAAATACCAATGAATCTCCGGCCTCCAATGGCACATTATATTTTGTAATATACAGAAAGAATGGCGCTGTAGTTCCTAATTCTCCTGTTTACACACATACAGAGCACGGCGTTTTGGTACAGGATGTTCCATTCTTTTCACAGCTGTCAGAGGGTATTGATTTGGGCTGCAGGCACTGCCACTACTACCTGAATATCAGCTACATATACGAAAATGACGACATTGAGGCTTTGCTATCTGAGTGGAAAAGGCTTGGAGCAAAGGGTATCCTGCTGCTTGGAACCGAGATGGAAGAGCATGACATAAAGCCCTTTACAAGGTGCGGTCTGCCTGTTGTGCTAATAGACAACTATTTCGAAGCCTTAAACCTCGATTGCGTGACTATAAATAACCTTCAGGGTGCCTATCTTGCCACAGACTACCTGATCAAGCAAACACATGCACAACCCGGATATCTGCATTCCGCATACAGTATAACCGGCTTTGAGGAAAGAGCCGACGGCTTCTATAAAGCAATACGCAAAAACGGTATGTCAACCTCGCGCTCAGTCGTACATCACCTCTCCCCTTCAGTTGACGGTGCTTACTGTGATATGAAGGCAGTTATAAAAAGCGGTGATGAGCTTGTCCGATGCTACTTTGCTGACAATGACCTGATTGCTGCCGGAGCTATGCGTGCACTTTCAGAGGCAGGCTACCGTATTCCTGAAGACATATCAGTAATAGGCTTTGATGATATGCCAATGTGTACCTACATTACACCGCCTCTTTCGACTGTGCATGTGCCGAAGCAGTACATGGGTGAAATTGCAGTAAAAAGGCTTGCAGAGATAATAAATTCTACCTCTGCAAGCCATGTAAAAATTGAAATAAGTACAGAAATTGTAAAGAGAAAGAGCTGTTAA